A window of the Haloarcula litorea genome harbors these coding sequences:
- a CDS encoding helix-turn-helix domain-containing protein yields MSDIKATVRVRHPDIVLTETVAHDGSSTVRSVSEAGTDPTSGKFFYHIASADFRRFEEGLRRDDTVGEFERVIETGDGEAIYSFEYTEQAKVLSPVVSTANGVVLDMENEGDAWILTVWMSERAGLANLWDHARQHGIEIDLLRVNEYASLGDTDAGLTDSQREALLVAVERGYFEEPRNATLSEVAADLGISQPAASGLLRRGIKRLVVSSLTEDGDERAE; encoded by the coding sequence ATGAGCGATATTAAAGCCACCGTACGGGTCAGACATCCCGACATCGTCCTCACGGAGACGGTCGCCCACGACGGAAGTTCGACGGTCAGGTCGGTGTCGGAGGCGGGTACTGACCCGACCTCGGGGAAGTTCTTCTATCACATAGCGTCGGCTGACTTCCGCCGGTTCGAGGAGGGGCTGCGGCGCGACGACACCGTCGGCGAGTTCGAGCGAGTGATCGAGACCGGAGACGGAGAGGCGATCTACAGCTTCGAGTACACGGAGCAGGCGAAGGTCCTCTCGCCGGTCGTCTCGACCGCGAACGGCGTCGTCCTCGATATGGAGAACGAGGGAGACGCGTGGATCCTGACCGTCTGGATGTCCGAGCGAGCGGGGCTGGCGAATCTGTGGGACCACGCACGACAGCACGGGATCGAGATCGACCTACTTCGGGTGAACGAGTACGCCAGTTTGGGCGACACGGACGCCGGGTTGACCGACAGCCAGCGGGAGGCGCTCCTCGTCGCAGTCGAGAGGGGCTACTTCGAAGAGCCGCGGAACGCGACCCTCAGTGAAGTCGCCGCCGACCTGGGGATCTCCCAGCCTGCGGCCAGTGGGCTCCTTCGACGCGGGATCAAGCGACTCGTCGTCTCGTCCCTGACGGAGGACGGGGACGAACGGGCGGAGTGA
- the rpsJ gene encoding 30S ribosomal protein S10, with protein MSQQARVRLAGTSPDDLDDICADVREIAEKTGVELSGPVPLPTKTLEVPTRKSPDGEGTATWEHWEMRVHKRLIDIDADERALRQLMRIQVPNDVSIEIVLED; from the coding sequence ATGTCCCAGCAGGCACGCGTTCGGCTGGCGGGCACGAGCCCCGACGACCTCGACGACATCTGCGCCGACGTGCGGGAGATCGCCGAGAAGACCGGCGTCGAGCTCTCGGGGCCGGTCCCGCTCCCCACGAAGACGCTGGAGGTCCCCACGCGGAAGTCCCCCGACGGTGAGGGGACCGCGACGTGGGAACACTGGGAGATGCGGGTCCACAAGCGGCTCATCGACATCGACGCCGACGAACGGGCACTGCGCCAGCTGATGCGCATCCAGGTGCCCAACGACGTCTCCATCGAGATCGTCCTCGAGGACTGA